Within the Megalops cyprinoides isolate fMegCyp1 chromosome 10, fMegCyp1.pri, whole genome shotgun sequence genome, the region TAGTGCTGATATGTTTTGATGCtgatgacattttaaagaatctaaaaaaAGAATCTGAGAGGATGGGTTTATGAAGGAAAGGACTCTTGCTTTGCACCTGCTGTATCGTTTCTATTTACCTAACCTTTATTGAGACATCATTTGCTCCAGATGAGATGATAATTATCTGTTGAACCAGGTGGTCTTGTTGACTCTCATGAAACTCCTTCAGATTTAGACCTGCTTTGAACATCTAAACACTACAGGTAAAATAAGAAATTCAGTGGCCACCATCTTAATTTTATATGAACCTTTTTTACccaaacatttttactgtatgtcaaaTATTTTAAGTAAACGTATTTATGTCACATATAATATTGTTTGTAAACCCTTTTGGCCACTTCTCTGTTGTGTTACAAAAGCATTCTTTTGTAACCTCCTTTGAGAGTGAAGCTAGTTGTATTACACCcaaattaattgtttaaattaccctattgtaattaaatgtaaattgttctgttgtaataaataatattatgtgttattttatttttaatgataagATAATGATAAGAGCTCAAATTCATTCTAacattcatgaaatatttatgaagacAGACCCCTCTTTCATCTCCAGATACCAAGTGCTGTCTTTGGCATCTCATCACAGCAACTCAAGACATGGTTCATGGAGGTAGCTTTGCCATCCActatgtaaaacaaatgtttgcCTGACAAACATCAATCATCATAgtttatttattacagcagcCTTAACAGCAACACGACTATTTAGATAAAACAGATCAAAAATACGATAGTTAAAAATCTGAAAGACATCATGGCCGTGCTAGAAACAAATTAAGGGTAGCGGAAACAACAGAGTgaacaaaagtaaaatgaaaaggaaagaattTATCAGTTTGGAAGAATTAACTCAATAAAAACAAGATGACATCAACTATAaaatcaagcaaaacaaaccagAGCAAGATGTTTCAATAAGATTTTActgtattgcattatttatttctttatttggtCTTTCTAGAGTGGTGTCAGAGGCCATCATACCAAGATTATTATAGTGCTGTAACAATAAGACATTTGCATTACGACCTGACATTCAATAAATACCATAATGCTCCGATTCGCATTCAAATTATATGGCATTTAACTGTCTGTTTAaatcatataaatattttagtaAACACAGAACTGTGgcagtgtgaaatattttttcagcaaTTTCCCCTGAAGCACTCAGTTGAAGTTCATTGCAAACAGTGACAAAATCATAGATACATTCTACCAGATTCCACACATCCTATAGTTTCTGACATAGACTCCTAAATAGAGAATGTAACTGTAAATCAACAAACATGAGTAGCATAACATAGATcttcagaaaaatataaatatcttgCCACCATGGACCTGTGAGGGTCacaacagtttttaaaatatatattcatttattggaGTAAATATTGTTGTGCTCTTAAGCACTGACCTGAGAGCAGAGCTCAAACTTCCATTAAAACTGTATTCAGAATTGTGTTGCTTTCATCAttaattaatgataattaattaTCATCCACAATCCTCAAACTAACAACCACGACAGTGGTAAACTAGTTCCTATTGCATGTTTTTACTGTGTTGAAGataaaaaacaatgcacatttggaaataaacacaaaaagaaataaacttttataaattaaaaatatgactttCAGTTGCTATCAGACAAATTGATGCAACtaatagaaaatatattttatttctagtTAGAAATTATATcttaaaaataaagtgaataaTCATCAGGAGTATGACAAGgttcaaaaacacattgtgttgAACATGAATTGATTACCATTGactttaaatggaaaaatgaaactaGTGGCCAAAAGCTGAAAGGCAAATATATTGTAAAAGTTATTAAACTATAGAATGTGGCTCGAAGACATGGGTAAACATATTTTTCCTCAGTCTCCTGATTTGTCCACTTTATTTGTAACTTCACAAATCTAAACTTCACTTGTTTACTTTGTAGATGCTGCTTAAACAGGGTTACGTATATAGCTTACATTTATAGCGCATATTAATCCATCTGAATATTTACCTAAGCAATTCAGGTTGAGTACCGTACTCAATGGGATAACAGCAGTGCATTGCCTGAGATTCAAACATAAAGTAAAACCCTCTTGCAAGGGGTCAGCTCCTCACCAGCTACTGTATGCTACAGAAATTCCCATATTCTTTTTACTTATTCTGTGCTATATTGTGCTTACACAGCAAAGGGCAGAATATTTTGTTCTACATTTCTGGTAAGTAAGCTTCGTTGTCATAGGATCTGGTGGCCCGCCACACTGCCAAGCGTTTCCGCAGGAACTGAATGAACCTGTAGAGGGCGATGATGGGTATGAAGATACAAGATATGAGGGACAGCAGCACGCAGATAACAAAGACCCAGTTGGGGTACGGCTGAACATCAAACAGTGGGAACTTCACCTGGATAAACACAAAAGATCATTACAATGTGAGGGAAAACAATGGAATTATGCTTTGGTTCTATAGCTTATGCCTGCAGTGTTTTCCTTCAAAAGCAACTTGGTTGTTTGAGCTaaatgttaaaatccaggaTAAATGTTTCTATGGAACTACCAGGCATTCTTATAAACCTTCAGTAGGATTAATATTCAAACAGTGATTGACTTTTGCCAGAATACTTTCGCCAacaatacatgttaaatgaGGTCAACTATTGATATTCTTCTTAGAGAACAGCCATAAATGCCTTGTAACTATGGCATTCGTGGATAGTATGTTAGACAGGTTAATGTGCAACTTCCCTGTAATGATTTTCAATTGCACAGATGCTGCAACAGATTGTACAGTATACTCCTTTATTGTCTTGACATGTTATAATTACTCTTCACTAGGTTTCAGTGAAGGCTTTTGTGCTTCTTTCCTGTACTTCTTCTTTCTCAAAGGCATTAGAGACCAGATCAGCAACACAGTGCTTACATAACCCGGATTCCATGCGGGATAGGTGGGCCGCTCATTAGCCTGGACCACGATGTACGCCAGGAACACCACCAGCAGCATCACAGGACTGATGACCCTCCATGTGGCCTGCCAGTAAATGTTGGGCCTCCGCCCCGTCATCCACTCAATGTCATCACTGAATCTGAAAGCAAGTCGGTAAGAATGTAAATAATGCTGTTACAGTATCAATGTTAAATTGTCCTCTGGTTCCAGATATATTCACTTATCACAATTACTAACTCATCTATATGTATCTATAGTGTGCAAATCATTTCCATCCCTGTCCCATACACCCCTGAATTAAGGACCCAATGTCAGTAAGGTTTTACTACAACTGTTACGATGACTACTTCTACTACTGCTGATAATGATAGTGATaacattttttggcattttcctTTGATTATTATCTCCCAATTTTCATTCGTCATGCTATAAAAGCTGTCAGTTTTACTCCTCCTGGCATCTCAGTCTCACTCCTTTCTGTTGGCTGAGTCACATATGAATAATGGATAGACCTCCAGTAGGATTATATGTCCTCTCAGGATTGCTAAAGGATGTTAACACAACACTGAAGGGCAGCATAGCTTAACACCATTATGATGTCTGTTTATTAAAATCACTCCCTCCATCACATTTAAATTCTCTTCTCATCTGGGTTTATGGAATTAAATTCACAGCATCACATGTAAATTTTCTCCTCATCTGAGATATAAAATTCCTTTCATGGCGCAGATGAGAGGAGAATTTAAATGTGATGCTGTGAATTTAATTTGATCTGGATAAAGGTTTCTGCTAATAACAGCAAAGTATATGCGTGTGTCACAGGGGTGACAGTGTGTCATGAAATTTGATACCGGCCAATTCCATAGACGTAAACCACAGCGACGATCTCGAAGAAAGCAATGATGAGCAGGGGCAAGGATCCTACATAGTTGTTGAAAATCTCCAGCCAGTAATTCCCTGAGCCCAGAGTAAAGATGAGGGCCACACAGAAAGACACGAGGCACAACAGCcctgggaggaagaggaggagaaccAACAGAAGAGATTATCATCATTTATAAGTCATGGTTTTGGATCAGGTGGGTAAAGAACCTATTTTAACCTAACAGGAAGTAAAAAGAGAGTTTTCTGCTCAAGAACTTTCATGCAGTGAAAGATGCGTGAAGATGGCTGCAGTGTCTAGAAGGCCCACTCCTTTAGTTTCCCTCTTCATTTCTGACAGTGTTCAGAGTTAAGCAGCATTACTTTATGGCCTAATCGCAACACTGGTTTGCCAGTGTGGAAATGGCATGTGGCTTCAGGTGTTCTTGTGACAGAATTAGACCCATGTGACTACTACAGTGGCTGTCAAGTAtcagtgatttttcattttatcctgGCTCTCTCATCCAATATGTGTTGGATCCATCAGAGCTCctctttgtttacattttttacctGTAAAAATCTCTTTCGGTATCCAGCTGGGCACCAGCTTCAGGTCCAGCAGAGGAGTGAGGACCCCCTCCAGGTTCCCAAACATGGAGGATAGGCCCAGGCTGAACAGCATGACGAAAAATAACACAGCCCAAACCTGGGAGCCTGGCATCTTGATCACTGCCTCTGTGAAAACTATGAAGGCCAGGCCAGTCCCTGATGCACTCTGGCAGGGTCAGAAAGCAGTGAAGAGTCACAATGAGGGGCCAGAAGttagaaacacatacacacaacacgcacgcccacacaaacacatacacaatatacacaaaggcatatgtatgcatgcaaatCAGCACAACGTCATGCTCACAAACAttatataaaactataaaaacatttgtgtttgttaaagAAAATCTTGTTTACAGCTCTAAACGTTGTGCTGTCAGTGCATGCTGTGGTTTGGACAGTCCACATTGATGACATCGTAATGTCTCTGCTGGCGTGGGTGATTTAGACTGAATACCTGGTCAAGAAATGTTTGCAGATTGCAGGTTTTCAGATCAATGCTAGCAACTTTCTCAGGATCACTTGCATTTAGGTTGCCCAGCCAGCTTTCATAGTTTTCCAGTGTTATGTTCTCATCCCCAATGCTAAATGCATTTGTCAGGGACATGATGTTGCTGCAAGATGATGATCAACAGTTAAAACGAAAAACATTAGATATGAACTAATCTTCAGGCTTTCAATTAAGTATTCTATTGAATTGTATCAATGTTATAAGAATAATCTACAAATTCATCTTACTAATAAAACCATATGCTTTAATTAAATATTGGAAGTATTAGtagttttatttcttcttaCTGAAGGATATTTATTTCAGACAATAGACAGAAATTGTTACTAGACATCACAATCAGTCAACAGAGTCTTTCGCTCTGGCTTTCTGTGTCAGCTCTttgctgtaattatttattcagtaaGTCACTTCATCTGATGTTCCAGGAATAAATCAGTCAGCAATTGAATGCTGGCTCTGGGCCTCCAACATGACTCAAATTACCCATCCATAGTAGCATTACCATCTGAACTATATGCcaaatgttaccttttttgtatCTTTACAATGCTGAAACTCACCTGTTCAGGCAGTCATTGTAGTTTGAATTTGCTTTGAACCCAAGAATGGCGAATATGGGAATGGATGCGTAGATGGATGTGGCACTGTTTATGCATCCTACTATCAAGGCATCTCTTTCACAGTCATTTCTAAAAGACAGAATGTACCAGCAACACAGTCACCACCACAAACCTAAGGAGGATTAGATAAGAGCTGAAATCAAAACTGTCTATCTGGAAACTAGATGGACACAGTGTTTGTTCTCTAAAAAAGGACAGATCAGTATTTCACTGGAATCTGTAGCTTAATAGAACCACACTAGCTTTATTTTCTGCAAGTGTAAGAggaatgttgttttgttgcCTTTCTCAGCTGTTTTGCTGCTGTGGTATGTCAGCACTTACTTCTGAGGGTTATAACTGGAGAAAGCGATGAGGCCACCAAAAGCCAGAGACAAGGAGAAGAAGATCTGCGTGGCAGCATCCAGCCAAACTCTAGGTTCTTTCAGTGTCTCCCACTGCCGTGACATCAACATTGACAAGCTTCATTTACAACAGCATTCTCTcccttttaaatatatatagtgTTTCTATGTCTTTGTGTTTTCGTAATGTGTCAGTCTTTGATCATGTGTATGTTCTGTGCTTTTGAGATCCTCTCAGTTCGGTTTGAACAGTGGCCCAGTGGCtgtatttcaatttttaatcaCAGATTCAAGCCACTGTAACttggaaaatatgaataaatttgTATCTCATGTAACTCATTATACATAATTCATGTAAATTTGTGTCGAAAAGTTGTAAACAAACTACACTGAATTTTGACTAAACTCTTTGCAATAGGAGATACATCCATGAATTGCAAAGATCAATAAGATCATAACTGGTATCAAAACAAAGTCTATTTCTGTACAACTATGCTCATGTGTTACTGAAATGAGgactaaaataaaaactgaaatgagcaCTAAAATGATAGAGACTATGAAGACTGCATGGGAAACTCACATTCGGCGTGAAGAGGTATGTCAACCCTATTGTGGCACCAGGCAGGGTGAGAGCCCGCACCAGGAAGATGGTTAGCACAAGGTAGGGAAAAGTAGCTGTGATATACACTGCCTACAGGGGACACAACAAGCAAAGGTTGAGAGAGTGTACACATTACTCATCATTATGCAGCACTAACAGGGTAATGTCCATGAAAAGCACATGCATTGCTGAATTGCAACATAGAAGATGGGACTCAGCAGTctatgttatgttatgtgtttaCCACAACAAATCCAAGGCAACTTCCATACGTTACGtactatattttcatttactggATGTCTACTAAAGAAGTAGGATATGCATCTCACTCATGGGCAGAGAGGGAGTGCTAGGCTCCGGCTACTGAACTTGTAACACTTTCGTTATAAAGCCATTGCTCTAACCGCAGCTTTGGTGGTGCCCACCTTGCCAATGGTCTCAATGCCGCGGATGAAGCAGATATAGACGATTCCCCAGGCAGTGGCCAAACACAgcaccagccaccactgcagAGAGCCACTGGTCTGAATATCAGGTGTGATGTTCAGTGTCTTGCGGTACCAGAAGTAGTTCACAGGTGTGCTTTCCTCACACTCCTTTATATACCCTGCAACACCATGGCCACAGAATAGAAATGAGAGAGGAAAACCCAGGACTGCAATACCAGTTGATACAGTCTCTGAATCTGAGAGGAAAGACATACATACACTAAGTTAAGGGTCTTGACAGGGAAGGTCTGTAAAAGCTTGGTACATCTAAAgaacaaaatcaaatcagaCTTCAGCATCCACATGCTGGAGTGGAGCTGAAGGCCATAGCTAAAGGAGACTACAGAAGAAGTCCAGGGATGTAAATAATGTTAGCTTGGTACATTTTTCAAGGTTGTACCACATATATCAGTGAACTATAACAGGCATGTATGTAGTGTACAAAAAAGCATATACTGAGTAGGGTAGTAAAGGAATATGGCATTAAGTATACAGAGTATGTACAGTTATAATCATACATGAcaaattaatattcagattACATCATGCAGTACAATACTTTTGTGAATGCTTTTGtgaaagaactggagttggtccccggGTGCTTCACTGcggctgcccactgctcctagctcctggtgtgtatgtgtgtgtatgctcactgctcactgtgtgtgtaggatgggtcaaatgcagaAGACGAATTTCCCCATGGGGGATCGATAAAGTATACAATAAAGTATATGATACGATCAGAGGATGACATTAAATGAGTAAATCAGTCAGATCTGTAGCAAACTTTgcaaacatttcacagacaagACAGAAGTCATTGGGGGATGGAATAAACTGCCATaagtacattatattacattactgtcatttagcagatgctcttatccagagcaatttacaactttatacagctggacatttaactgaggcaattgtggtttaagtaccttgcccagaggtacagcagtgccccagcgtgGTAGCAAATtggcaactttttggttaagggccctgctgcttaccaccacaccacaccacactatTGCCCTGCACACTACTGCAGTGCCAACAGGagcagaagaaaatattttctgaatatttaatgagggCAGCAAATGTAGATGTACAGAGATGTCATAAACAGGTAGAAGATAAGGCTTACAGTAAGATAAGGCTATAAGAGACACTGTTTCTGtagttatttacatttttaaagagcGAGGGATATTTACAgatattaataaaaagaaatgctgttttgaaGTTTATTAGTGTTACTCTGGCAATTtagatgaaagaaaaatattaatattgtgatTAAGATAACCTCTCATATTTGCTGGATAGGCTGTCAAGCCAACTGAGGGTTTGTATTTAGCAGAATTTACCTGTGTGGTTATCATTGACTGGACAGTCTCTCCAGGGAAGAGGGTTTTGAAATGAGTGGAAGAAATACCACAGCACCCAGGCCAGGATGGTGTTGTAGAACAGGCCGACTAGGAAAGACACTATCAAAGATGCCAGACCTTTAAACAGGAAATGTCATTGTGAGCAACCAGCGGATATAAGACACTTCTGTACATCACCAGATTCATctaaatacaatgcaatgtgTCCCTAAGACACAGATCTTaccaaatgttacattttcctGTTCTTGCACAGAATGTGTCTGTGATATCAATAATGAccaaacaaataattcataacAAATACTTACAATAATTGCATTCTTGTTCAAACTTTTTGTGATTAGACTGAATCTGGTCCACCAACCAAAATACAGTAGTGTGATACCTTAATCATGGCAGTGCTAAATTGTTGTATGTATAAATACCAAACCCAGTAAACATATTTCCACCTACCCACTCCTCCCAAGTACGGTGATATGGAGTTCCACACACCAATGCTTCCCATGCGCAATCGCTGTCCAATAGCAAGCTCCATGTGCAACAGGGGCAGTCCCTCCAACACCAGTGCAATCAGGTAAGGGATCAGGAATGCACCTTCAAGGCAAAGGTCAACAGAGGTTAGCTGCTGGGACACAGTGTGGAGGCATTGGACATGCGTAGTTCTCTAACCTTTAACCCTTTAACCCTTTACCTTTAACCcaagatttgaacctgcagcctaCTGGTTAGAGAAGCTTACCAGAAAACTGCACTTTTGAATCCTGTGcactactgctgttgtaccaaTGCGTGCAATATTTACTAGATTTGTTTCTCAGTAAGCATTACCATTGAGCTACTtcaatggataatatgtaacaTGAAGGATATGTGAAATACCTGACAGTTCTACATTCCAAACTGATTCCCAATAtcaatttgtgtaattaaatattatatatttattgattttatttagaCATTTTTGGACATTATTTAAGGAATTATGAtcctaaatatttatttaactgaacaggctttattttattttattaaaatgaggATTTACACTTTTGCcacaacatgtatttttttatatatggcCATTATTTGCATTTGGTGTTTTGGATTTCAGATGTTTAAATTGTACAAGAATCAGGTCGGCCAAAATCTGTTGTTCACAAAATCTGTTGTATGTAAAAGTGTAAAACCGTTTGTACAATATGGTCCACGTCAGAAGCATTTGTttctcctgtgctctctgtgtttatCAATGCTATCTCAGCCCTGCCCCCTGCTCTTTGTTAAGAACAGTAATGCATAACCTTTTTagatatttacatatttcacagtaaCTAAGAAACAACCGATTACTCCCCAATTATTTTTGTACTGATCCTTTTATTCACAGTAGATAATGTTATAAAGTATATAGACCCAACAGCTGTTACCTGGTTTTCAGCATAATGTTTTGTTCAGTAGTCTGTTTATGCACAGATAACCGTTAACCTAAGAGGCTAGGATAACACCTTTGCTGTTTATAGCATGGTGTACAACGGTTTTAGTGTAAGAATAATTTGAACATTATggtgaaaatatttctttttaaaacagtaaataagtaaaacagTAAATTGAGGGCTTGGTCAAAACAGCCTTGAATAGCTTTTTAGCAGGGACTGCTATACCTGCTGATATTCAAAATTATTACTATGACTTCAAAGCACACTGGGCGATGCATGAAACCATGAAGTAACACTGCTTTGCAATCCAATTAGAATTAAATGTCTGATATGAATGCCTTAAATGTGTCCAAAACAAAAGTTCTCCTTCTTTGCTGCAAAGCAAGACAATGGGTTCTCTGGCCATCTTTTTAAACCATGTGTTCTATCATTTCATCCAACCTCATAAAGATAGGATGCTGATCAAGATATGCTCATAtcagatcattttaatttcaacaaatacatttagtaacttgaattattttcattataactAAGAAAAAAGTTCAAGTCCTCATAGTGCCTGCTATACATTTCAGGTCAgaacattaatacatttaataatgtaGACTGCAGATTAAAATTCTATAACAGCCAACAAATGCAGAAAGAAACAGTGTCCACAAATACAAAATCTAGAGCACCCACAATGCTTGCACTTCTGCAAGATCTGTAATGAGTCCCATTACAGCTTCAAATGGATTTACTTATATGTGATAGATTGGCACTGTATTACTTATCTGTGGTACAGCAAGTCGCTGGCTTATCAGTCAGAGCAAACTCTCAGATCCTTAAATactaaatgtatgtgttttccAAGGGCAAAGCTCAAAAAGGGTGAGACATCACCTTTTGTTATAATCTGCCTTTACTTTGAATCATTTCCTATTGAGATGTGATGTGACCACAGTCAAACATAACTCAGTTTGTAAAGTATACTGAATGTAAACGTAATTTTCTCTCTTGTGCTGTGAGTTGTCTATATCACagtctgtattttcattttatttatttattttgttctgttaaCAATGTTTTCTTGGGTGTGCTTTTaaactgtaatggaatgtgCATACATTAGCTATACATTAGGTTGgcagtattattatttataagtatttttatcttttattctCTCCTCTGAGTTACTACAGCATGAAAGTTCACTCGGAGTGCAATCAACAGTTATATTGGGTTTTTTCTACAGTAATCGTGTGATGTTCTCATTTGATTCTCtctgttatttttaacaaacGTTTGTGAGAGAATCCACTGAGGAGCATGTACAAGTCTGGCTTAACTGTGTGTATTAAAAAAGACTTTAATTTGGGGGCTACACCAATCAAAACAGACAGGAGTGGTCTATTTTCTTAGCCAACACTAGAATACGTTTTAGCCTTACTGCTGACTGCTGGCCAAACAGCTTTATTCATTCATGAGGTTTACTGTACCAGACAGGTAGCAGTAGCCAGGCCATTCTGCACATTGTTGGTAATGCCTATCATTGCACGTACTGAAGGACTTTTGCACAGTAACACTTGTGATTTTGTGAACCCTCAGACGGCACGAGTCCTCTCCAATGTTTAGGGGATACTCCCTCTTGATGTAAAAGAgaaccttttttcatttctgaatgaatTTGTCTCTTTAACACAATGCAATCTGTATAGTTCAGGTCTGACGCACTCCCATCTGGCCTATTAGAACTTCTTACTGAAAAACCACTTTGTCAAATCTATTTTTTGTTCAGCAGAAGCATCCAGAATATTGCTATCCAGGGAATCCTATTTCTTCCCATGTACTCCCACAATTCTACTCTCACAGATCTCTCTGTTCCCATCTATGCTGAGAGTTTGGTGCTGGCATACCATGTACTCCCCATGTACTCCCACAATTCCACTCTCACAGATGTCTCTGTCCCCATCCATGCTGAGagcttggtgctggcatacCACTTCTTCAATGTCTACGGACCTTGAACTGTGATCCTCATGCAGCAGGTTCCCTAGGGGAAGGACTATATTTTGTGTCTTTGATCTTTTTCTGAGGTACCCAACCTGAACTGCTGCAGTGAGAGTGCCTGTCAGCAGATAAAGGGTAAAATCATAGTGATGTACACTACCCTGGAGGAGGGCACCGCAAAGTATGTAAATTTAGTAATTATCTTCAATTGGATTAATTCCCTGACAATTAATGTAACCATGATAAACTTTctggcaaatgcttgcaaaATGTTGCATACTTCCAGGATTATGATGAGCACAACTGGATTGCT harbors:
- the LOC118784491 gene encoding sodium-dependent neutral amino acid transporter B(0)AT3-like, which gives rise to MTEKEKDVPMDVAQMEENKSGEERPKWDNKIQYLLTCIGFAVGLGNVWRFPYLCQIYGGGAFLIPYLIALVLEGLPLLHMELAIGQRLRMGSIGVWNSISPYLGGVGLASLIVSFLVGLFYNTILAWVLWYFFHSFQNPLPWRDCPVNDNHTGYIKECEESTPVNYFWYRKTLNITPDIQTSGSLQWWLVLCLATAWGIVYICFIRGIETIGKAVYITATFPYLVLTIFLVRALTLPGATIGLTYLFTPNWETLKEPRVWLDAATQIFFSLSLAFGGLIAFSSYNPQKNDCERDALIVGCINSATSIYASIPIFAILGFKANSNYNDCLNSNIMSLTNAFSIGDENITLENYESWLGNLNASDPEKVASIDLKTCNLQTFLDQSASGTGLAFIVFTEAVIKMPGSQVWAVLFFVMLFSLGLSSMFGNLEGVLTPLLDLKLVPSWIPKEIFTGLLCLVSFCVALIFTLGSGNYWLEIFNNYVGSLPLLIIAFFEIVAVVYVYGIGRFSDDIEWMTGRRPNIYWQATWRVISPVMLLVVFLAYIVVQANERPTYPAWNPGYVKFPLFDVQPYPNWVFVICVLLSLISCIFIPIIALYRFIQFLRKRLAVWRATRSYDNEAYLPEM